Within Fusobacterium periodonticum ATCC 33693, the genomic segment TGATCAACTTGAAAGCTGGCAATTCTTTCCATATATTATACTCCTTATTTGTCTTCAGGTAAAATCTTATTTAAAACTATTCCTACAAAGGCTGCTAATGCAAGACCTGAAACAGAAATTGTTCCCCAAATAGTTATATCACCAATTGCTATTCCTAATACAAATATTAGGGCAGCTATAATTAAGTTTCTTGAGTGTGTAAAATCAAGTTGTGCTTCAACTATTGTTCTTACTCCAACAGCTGCTATCATTCCAAATAGTATAATGGAAACTCCTCCCATAACTGGTTGAGGTATTGTTTGAAGTATTACTCCAAATTTTCCTATAAGTCCTAAAACTATTGCAAAACAAGCTGCTATTCTTAAAATTGCAGGATCATATACTTTTGTTACTGCAAGAACTCCTGTATTTTCTCCATAAGTTGTGTTAGCAGGTCCTCCTAAAAGTCCAGCTGACATTGTTGCAAGTCCATCTCCTAATAATGTTCTATGTACTCCTGGATCTTTGAAGAAGTCTTTTCCAACAACTGCTCCATTAGTTGTTATATCTCCAATATGTTCTATAAATACAACTAAAGCTATTGGTGCAAGTGCAATTACTCCTGTAAAAGTAAATTTAGGTAATGTTGTAATAGTGTCCCATGCCCCTTCTGGTAGTCCTAACCAACTAGCTTCATGAACTTTTGATAAATCAACATCTCCCATAAAATATGCTACAAGATACCCTATAGCAACTGAAATTAAAATTGGTACTAATCTAAAGAATGATTTCTTTAGAATACTAATAAATATCATAGTAATAACAACTACTAAGGCGATAATTAAACTATCTCTATCAAATGTATTGTTAGCATATCCAGCCATACTTAATGCTACTGGACTAAGTCTTAATCCTATAACCATTATTATTGGCCCCACAACTACTGGTGGAAAAAATGATTTTATTCTTTCTACCCCAAATTTTAAAACAATAAAAGACATTATAACATATACAAGTCCTGCAGATATAATCCCACCTTTTAAGACTGCTACTCCTTGTTCTTTAAAAACTAAAGCAGTTGCTCCTATAAAAGCAAAAGATGACCCTAGAAATACAGGTACTATTCCTTTTGTAACACTGTGGAATATTAAAGTACCTACCCCTGCACAAATAAGTGCTATTGACGGATTAAGTCCTGTTAAAAAAGGTACCAATACAGTTGCCCCGAACATTGCAAGAACATGTTGCATTCCCAATACAAGTTTTGTTTGTAAACTAAGTTTTTCCATTTTTTCTCTTTCCCTCTTTCTTACTTTTTTCTTACTTTCTTAAAAGAGGCTGTTGCAAAATTAAAATTTCAATCCTAAAGTAAAAAAATAAGTAAGTTACGAATGGAAATTTTAGATAAAAAATCAAATAGAATGAGCTGAGCAAATGCAGGAGTGTTTGAACGAAGTGAGTTTCCTGATTTGCAGCGAATTCTTGATTTTTTATCGTTAAGAAATTTACTTAGTAACGAANNNNNNNNNNNNNNNNNNNNNNNNNNNNNNNNNNNNNNNNNNNNNNNNNNNNNNNNNNNNNNNNNNNNNNNNNNNNNNNNNNNNNNNNNNNNNNNNNNNNNNNNNNNNNNNNNNNNNNNNNNNNNNNNNNNNNNNNNNNNNNNNNNNNNNNNNNNNNNNNNNNNNNNNNNNNNNNNNNNNNACAAATGAATATGAAAAGAAAAGTCTATCAAAAAGATGGGTAGAAATATTAGGAAATAAAATACAAAGAGATTTGTATTCTGCATTTTTAATAAAGAATGTAAAAGAAAATTTAGAAGAAGTAAATATAGAAAAAGCACAAAAAGAATTTAAAAATTTTGTTAAATTGCATAATGAAGAAATTGAAAGAATAAAAAAAGGAAATGTAAAAACATTAAAATGTATGGGATTTTAAAATAAAAACTGGTTTTGAACCGAGCCAACAGGACGTAAATGTTCTCAACGGAGAGCTTGTCCATTAAAGTCTTAAGGAAATTAGCTAGTATTTGAATACTAGATATTCAAAAGAAACTAAATAGTACTTAAGAACCTCGCGACTCTAGCACTCATAGGGTGT encodes:
- a CDS encoding uracil-xanthine permease family protein; amino-acid sequence: MEKLSLQTKLVLGMQHVLAMFGATVLVPFLTGLNPSIALICAGVGTLIFHSVTKGIVPVFLGSSFAFIGATALVFKEQGVAVLKGGIISAGLVYVIMSFIVLKFGVERIKSFFPPVVVGPIIMVIGLRLSPVALSMAGYANNTFDRDSLIIALVVVITMIFISILKKSFFRLVPILISVAIGYLVAYFMGDVDLSKVHEASWLGLPEGAWDTITTLPKFTFTGVIALAPIALVVFIEHIGDITTNGAVVGKDFFKDPGVHRTLLGDGLATMSAGLLGGPANTTYGENTGVLAVTKVYDPAILRIAACFAIVLGLIGKFGVILQTIPQPVMGGVSIILFGMIAAVGVRTIVEAQLDFTHSRNLIIAALIFVLGIAIGDITIWGTISVSGLALAAFVGIVLNKILPEDK